TTACTTTGCCGGAAACAGCAGATATAGATGTTAAAAAACGAGAAAAAAAGCGCAGGCGTTTTTGCAACGGTTCAAAGCCTTCGTAGAGCAGGCCATGGGCGGTAAACAGCAGGGGTTTTCGAACAGAAAAGAGGTTTGCGATGGCGACGTAGGGCAAACTGGCGTAGTCATGCAGATGAATCAGCGTGGGCCGAAAGGCCATCAAAACCTGCCCTAACCGCCACAGTGCTTTATAATCCTTGCCGCCGCAACTGTGCAGAGCAACAATTTCTACACCTGCCCCCTGGAGATAATGAGCTAAATCCCCTTCACGATGAAGGCAGATCACACAGACAGGGAGATCTCGACGGGCCAATTCAGTTGCAAGGTGAACCACCAGGCGCTCCATGCCACCGGGGCGAAGCTCTGTAACAACAAGGGCAATGCGTGCCGTTCTTCCACTAACCATTAGATGCACTCTGCCATATGATTATCAAACGCCCTTTTGAGACACACAGGCAGCATGAGTAACACCCATAGAATCTCAGTATAAATCGTTGTGATGGTCAACGCACAGGTTAAGAAAATCACGCACGAAACCATAATGCCATAATAGAGTTGGACAAAATCTGCACCATCGTCCGTTTGTAACTCCAACGCCCCTCGATACACCTTGCGCAAATTGAGATAAGACTGAAGCATGAGCAAAAAGAACACAGACACTCCAATAATGCCTAACTCCGCTAGACATTTTACATACGTGCTGTGAGAATCTTTACCCTGATATTCAGGGATATAGCGACCTATCGTCTGATACCAGTTCCCGGGACCAATCCCCAACGGGTGGCTGACTGCCATTTTTATCCCCGCTGTCCACAGGCGAATTCGGCTTGAGGAAGACTCATCCATCTCACTTTGATCAGTAGATATGGTTGTGATGCGCTGAAGGAAATAATCATCGGTTAGATATACAACGCCCGTAATTCCGATAAAAATAAGGGCAACAACCTGCTTTCGATATTTTTTAGGCGCATAGTACATTGCAGCTAAGGCCCCCGCCATCAGACCTAAAAAAGAGCCACGACTGCGGCACAAAACAACAGCATTCGCGGTAAAGGCCCCACAGATTGCAAAATAAACCTTTCCTTTAAAGCCGCTACGCAAAAATAAAACGCCAATCAATGGTAGCATTGCAGCCATGAACGCAGCAAAAAAATTCGCTTCGGCAAAATCTGCGCCACCAATTCCTTCCAGGCGCCCATTCGCAAACTGGCTGTAAGGTATGCTGTAGGCCTTAATACCCAAAAACAACGACGCAGACGCTAAGGCAAAAAACAACCCTTTCAATTTTTTCATGTCTGTTACAATGTGAGAAAGCATCATTGTAAAAATAAAAATTTTCGTCAGCTTCACTGCAGGATGATCAAAATTACCATACCGTCCCACAGTCCCAGGGGTAATAAAATGGATCGCCCAAACAACAAATAAGAAAAAAAGGAAATACTTCTCCTGCTTAGAGAAAAAAAACTCGCCATAATTTAAATTTTTTCTCTGTAAAAAAGCCCCCGCCATTGTCACCAGCGCTAAAGTGAATGAGAATCGTACGCCCATATGCGCAAAGGGCTTCCCCCACCATTGGCCACTGGGGGCAATACAGTAATCTGCCAAATAGCCATAAATCCCCAGAGCCGGGTTAAACAGAGCCCCCAAGGCAAAACCAAAAAAAATTGAGATGAAAAATAATGCCTTAATCGAGGTCATAAATATTCAATGCCATTTAGAGTTTTTGCTACCGTTTCAGAACCTATATTCAGGCAGGTTTGGTTTTATTCCACGTATAAACGCTGGTTACAGCATAGTTCCATACGGCACCAACGATAATGCCGGCAATAGCTGAGGTTACCCAACCAACATTTCCCAAGGCATCGCTATTAAATAAATAGGTCGCAATCCCAACGTTTGCTACGGCACCGAGAGAACAGGCGATCGTGAATGAAAACCACCCCTTGAGCATCCCCCAGCCTTTTAAACGTCGATCACGGTAAGTAAAGACGTTGTTGAGAAAAAAGTTAAATGTCATCGCAACCAAAGCAGCTATAGCCTGGCTAGAAGCAAACGCATCCTCAGCGCCGTGGGACAGAACTTTAAAAACTCCCCACAGAACAAACATATGCACAAACACACCAAGCCCACCAATGATTGCAAAAGGGATAAAACGAACTGGGATGTACTTACCCAGCGTCTTATCAAACAGCATCATCAGGTATTCCCAGGCAACAACAGAGTCGAGTTTACTTTCACCCGCATGACGGGTGCGAAATGTGTATGGAATTTCAACAAACTTTAAAGGGCGTTTGACAGATGCAAAGACATCCAGCAGTATTTTGAAACCAATCCCGGACAAATTACTCACGGCTTCATGCAAAACCTCGCGCCGCATTAAAAAGAAGCCACTCATCGGATCTTTAAGGTTTGCCTTGGTCACCAAACCAGACAGCTTTGTCGCAAACCGCGACATCGCCTGCCGGTCTTCCGCCCAGTCCCCCATAGAGCCACCATCGACATATCGACTCCCCACCGCCACCTCATAGCCATCATCCCTTACAGCCTTTAACATTTCAGGAAGAATCCGCTCATCATGCTGCAAATCAGCATCCATAACGGCAACATAAGGCGACGATGTTGATAAAATCCCCTCAACACAAGCGGTCGACAGCCCTCGTCGACCGATACGATGAACAACACGAACCCTCGGGTCTGCACTGTTTAATGAACGTACGATTTCAGCTGTACGATCAGGTGAATCATCGTCTACAAAAACAACCTCCCAGTTGACATCAACAAGACACTCCGAAAGTCGTTTAACAACTTCCTTCACATTTTGTGACTCATTAAATGTTGGAACAATTACAGAAAGCTCTGGTCCTGTGCTCATACAAAAAACCTTTCGCTATTCAGCATTCTTATCGTTTATTTTCAATAAAGTCCTGCCCGATGCCCACCATTTCAACTTGCATGGGTTGTGGTGGCAACTGGACCTCACCCAAGTATCTATAAATTGTAAGTTCATGGTCTTCATGATCAAAGTTTGCCCGTGTTTTGATACGAGACACTTCTTCAAATTTGTTTTGATCCGCCAATAGCGTTTCCAACGCGGCGAAGGAGGGTAAATCGTTCCAAAAACCAAGCTGCGCAACAATGTATAAAACCCCGTGCCGTTGAATAATCTGTTCAATTTCATCCGGAGTAAAACCCCGGTCCTCGACTCCACGAGTGCGCTCTATGGCCATGCGAATCAAGAACTTATCGGATCTCGCAACGCTTAGATCCGGTCGATTTCCACTGCGGATATTAAATATAAAATTACCATCACGGTAGCCATGGAACATAATAACACTTCCCTTGGGTGCATACTCCATGACATACCCCGCGGCATCTTGATAGCCGTCAATATATTGTACCGGGCGAGCATAAACGGACCACAACACCGAAGATATGCCAAGCACAACAGCCAGAACTGCCCCGACCAATTGCAATGACCTTTTGCCGGAAAAAAGATTATGCAACCCCAATGCCGCGAACACAGGTAAAGGCAATAGCGCCATAAGATCATGACGAGGCTCTCTCACCATAATCAAACTAAACATCAAATAACCGAATCCAAACCAAGCAAGAAGAAAGCCCATACAGGCTCGGGAAATTCGCCACGTCGGCTTTATCAAAGCTCCGAACAGATAAACCAATGCGAAAGACAGTGTAGGCCAACCCAACTGGCGAGGAAGAACCTTTAAATAGTAAGTCCAAGCTTCGATAGACAACCTCGGCAGATCAGCCCGCTCACTGCCCACCATAGATGCCGTATTTACCTGTCCAAACTTCAGCTGCATCACAACCAAAGGAAGCAATAAGACGATAAACAGGCCTGCTCCAACCCATAAATGCCAGCATTTCAGCATGGCCCAGCCGCGCGAAAGGATCAAGCCCACCGCAAGGGCACCGCCAATGAAAAGCGGAGTCTGTTTCGTATAGAGTGCCAACAAGTAAAAAAGTAACGCCAGGTACCAGTCTCGTTTTCGCTCATTTTCGAGATAAGCGACAAAAAAGACCGCCATGAAGCCAAGCCAGGCATATGCCGGAACATCAAGCATGACCTGCCGCCCCCAGTAGGAAATTTCCGGCGCCGCCGCCAACATTAGAGCAGCCCCTAATGCATAACCAAAGGACACCCACCGCCGCGCAAGCAGATAGACACTGAACCCAAGAAGCAGATGAAAAAAAGCGACAGTTGCCTGAGCCGTTACGTGTGAAAAACCAAACACTTTATAACTAGCTGCCAGGATTGCGGAAAAAAGCGGGGGGTAGAACAAAAAAGTTAAGGCGGGGTACTTCAGGTAATAGTTTACAGCCCACTCTTTAGGTGCATAAAAAGGGTGCGCTGCAATTAAATCATGGACAAATATGCCATTTAAGGCATGACGCGGGGAATCAGACCAGGAAAAATCACCATCAGTCGGGGATGTGATAAGCATAATCAAGGCAAAGCCGAGAAACACCAAGATCGCTAAAAATATTTCACTCCTAGCGATTTTAAACCTTCTCGATATCTGAAATTTTGTCTGCACAGCTTATCCCTAACTGAAAAAAGTGAATGTTTCAAATATCTCGAAGGGACATTACTTTTCTCAAGACAGCTTCGATCCCAATAGCCATTTCCTGGCGTGTGTACTTTTCAGCCCCTGCTTGAGCAACAGGCAAATTTCCCGCAAGATAAAGGCCTACAATCTCTTTCAACAAACAACTAAGACCCTCAACATTGTCTGCACCAGCTTTCCATAGCGGACACCCACCATCTTCTAAAATGGCACAAACCTCTTCACCAGCACCAATTGCCAGCACAGCTTTGTGCAAACCTACATATTCATACGTTTTAGCTGGAATGGACGCCAGCTCCTCACTCCCACTTTGCCCAAACAGCATGGCAATCTGGCAACCTTTTAAATAACCAAAAGCCTTTCGCTGCGGAACAGCTGGTTGAATATGCACATACTTCGTTAAGCCATACCCGTCAACGATGTGCTGCAATGGGCACCCTTGATACTCAGGATTCCCAAGAAAA
This region of uncultured Desulfuromonas sp. genomic DNA includes:
- a CDS encoding glycosyltransferase family 39 protein, encoding MQTKFQISRRFKIARSEIFLAILVFLGFALIMLITSPTDGDFSWSDSPRHALNGIFVHDLIAAHPFYAPKEWAVNYYLKYPALTFLFYPPLFSAILAASYKVFGFSHVTAQATVAFFHLLLGFSVYLLARRWVSFGYALGAALMLAAAPEISYWGRQVMLDVPAYAWLGFMAVFFVAYLENERKRDWYLALLFYLLALYTKQTPLFIGGALAVGLILSRGWAMLKCWHLWVGAGLFIVLLLPLVVMQLKFGQVNTASMVGSERADLPRLSIEAWTYYLKVLPRQLGWPTLSFALVYLFGALIKPTWRISRACMGFLLAWFGFGYLMFSLIMVREPRHDLMALLPLPVFAALGLHNLFSGKRSLQLVGAVLAVVLGISSVLWSVYARPVQYIDGYQDAAGYVMEYAPKGSVIMFHGYRDGNFIFNIRSGNRPDLSVARSDKFLIRMAIERTRGVEDRGFTPDEIEQIIQRHGVLYIVAQLGFWNDLPSFAALETLLADQNKFEEVSRIKTRANFDHEDHELTIYRYLGEVQLPPQPMQVEMVGIGQDFIENKR
- a CDS encoding O-antigen ligase family protein, whose amino-acid sequence is MTSIKALFFISIFFGFALGALFNPALGIYGYLADYCIAPSGQWWGKPFAHMGVRFSFTLALVTMAGAFLQRKNLNYGEFFFSKQEKYFLFFLFVVWAIHFITPGTVGRYGNFDHPAVKLTKIFIFTMMLSHIVTDMKKLKGLFFALASASLFLGIKAYSIPYSQFANGRLEGIGGADFAEANFFAAFMAAMLPLIGVLFLRSGFKGKVYFAICGAFTANAVVLCRSRGSFLGLMAGALAAMYYAPKKYRKQVVALIFIGITGVVYLTDDYFLQRITTISTDQSEMDESSSSRIRLWTAGIKMAVSHPLGIGPGNWYQTIGRYIPEYQGKDSHSTYVKCLAELGIIGVSVFFLLMLQSYLNLRKVYRGALELQTDDGADFVQLYYGIMVSCVIFLTCALTITTIYTEILWVLLMLPVCLKRAFDNHMAECI
- a CDS encoding glycosyltransferase family 2 protein, coding for MSTGPELSVIVPTFNESQNVKEVVKRLSECLVDVNWEVVFVDDDSPDRTAEIVRSLNSADPRVRVVHRIGRRGLSTACVEGILSTSSPYVAVMDADLQHDERILPEMLKAVRDDGYEVAVGSRYVDGGSMGDWAEDRQAMSRFATKLSGLVTKANLKDPMSGFFLMRREVLHEAVSNLSGIGFKILLDVFASVKRPLKFVEIPYTFRTRHAGESKLDSVVAWEYLMMLFDKTLGKYIPVRFIPFAIIGGLGVFVHMFVLWGVFKVLSHGAEDAFASSQAIAALVAMTFNFFLNNVFTYRDRRLKGWGMLKGWFSFTIACSLGAVANVGIATYLFNSDALGNVGWVTSAIAGIIVGAVWNYAVTSVYTWNKTKPA